One genomic segment of Impatiens glandulifera chromosome 6, dImpGla2.1, whole genome shotgun sequence includes these proteins:
- the LOC124941682 gene encoding putative nuclease HARBI1 encodes MIIQHLLEQQNEQVFHGGSIPGHIVINRDRENAHHRLYNDYFSDNPVYNEIMFRRRYRMSRSLFIRIVDAVKDHDRYFQQRWDNTSRLGLSPIQKITTAFRMLAYGVPADAIDEYIIIGESTVIESMKRFCRAMVEIFSEQYLRRPTSNDISRLLYVGQKRGFPGMLGSLDCMHWKWKNCPTAWAGQYTGRSGKPTIILETVANYDLWIWHAYFGLPGTNNDINVLESSHLFSDLTQGISPPVHYVIQGKEYNTGYYLADGIYPKWSTIVQTIHEPRGPKKKYFAMKQEACRKDVERAFGVLQSRFAIVAGPVRYWRKEVMHDIMTTCIILHNMIVEDERDLTAPIQIETETLSPEVEMVIDENTRFQDFISRYGKVRNREAHIELRNALIDHLWEEYTNSEN; translated from the coding sequence ATGATCATCCAACATCTTCTTGAACAACAAAACGAGCAAGTGTTCCATGGTGGTTCAATTCCTGGACATATTGTTATTAATCGTGATCGGGAGAATGCCCATCATAGGTTGTACAATGATTATTTTTCAGATAATCCAGTGTACAATGAGATCATGTTTCGTCGGAGATATCGAATGTCTCGCTCATTGTTCATTCGAATTGTTGATGCAGTCAAAGATCATGATCGCTATTTCCAACAACGATGGGACAACACAAGCAGACTTGGATTATCTCCAATACAAAAAATAACTACTGCTTTTCGTATGTTGGCATATGGTGTTCCAGCAGATGCCATAGATGAGTATATTATAATTGGAGAGTCCACTGTAATTGAAAGCATGAAAAGGTTCTGTCGAGCTATGGTTGAGATATTTAGCGAGCAGTATCTCAGAAGGCCAACATCAAATGATATTTCTAGACTTCTTTATGTTGGCCAGAAACGGGGATTTCCTGGAATGTTAGGCAGTTTAGATTGTATGCATTGGAAGTGGAAAAATTGTCCAACCGCGTGGGCTGGACAATATACAGGCCGTAGTGGAAAACCTACAATCATTCTCGAAACTGTAGCAAATTATGATCTTTGGATATGGCACGCATATTTTGGTTTGCCAGGCACCAACAACGATATAAATGTGTTAGAGTCATCTCATCTGTTCTCGGATCTAACTCAAGGTATTTCTCCTCCAGTTCATTATGTAATCCAAGGAAAAGAATATAACACGGGCTATTATTTAGCTGATGGCATATATCCAAAATGGTCTACTATTGTGCAAACAATTCATGAGCCTCGTGGTccgaagaaaaaatattttgcaatGAAACAAGAAGCATGTAGAAAAGACGTTGAACGTGCATTTGGAGTTCTTCAATCACGTTTTGCCATTGTAGCAGGACCGGTACGATATTGGAGAAAAGAAGTGATGCATGATATAATGACTACGTGCATAATTTTGCATAATATGATTGTTGAGGATGAACGTGACCTTACTGCACCTATTCAAATTGAAACGGAAACGCTTTCACCGGAGGTCGAAATGGTGATAGATGAAAATACTCGATTTCAAGATTTCATTTCTCGATATGGAAAAGTTAGAAATAGAGAAGCTCACATAGAACTTCGTAATGCATTAATTGATCATCTGTGGGAGGAGTACACCAATTCCGAGaattga